Proteins encoded within one genomic window of Streptomyces kaniharaensis:
- a CDS encoding ATP-binding protein, whose amino-acid sequence MSFTFAPATREQAKARVALAGPSGSGKTYTALSLATNMAPRVALIDTERGSASKYAAGKLGAGFTFDTLQMSKYDPRDLVKALAAAGQAGYGAVIVDSLSHFWMGTGGMLELVDSIGKRSGGGGQWGGWKDARPFERAMIDALLSYPGHVIVTMRTKSEWVIETNERGKQQPKKVGTKAEQRDGIEYEFDIVGDLDLENTLVISKSRCDELSGAVINRPGSDMAATVLAWLEDGVEVPDAVDLVAEAMSPALTVDGALALHAKTERHRLLGAAILHPETGAPMSLGDLIVERGRQLRANGGRPSGTQGPTQPPRPMPGPGTTGAGVTAPAAGPGAPDRQAAIDALRSAALATGVERTIEADFRQSYGVTVEDAPVAAIREMTELLRGAA is encoded by the coding sequence ATGAGCTTCACGTTCGCCCCCGCCACGCGGGAGCAGGCCAAGGCCCGCGTGGCCCTCGCCGGGCCGTCCGGGTCCGGCAAGACCTACACCGCCCTGTCGCTGGCCACCAACATGGCCCCCCGCGTCGCGCTGATCGACACTGAGCGCGGATCCGCGTCGAAGTACGCCGCTGGCAAGCTCGGCGCCGGCTTCACCTTCGACACCCTGCAGATGTCCAAGTACGACCCCCGTGACCTGGTCAAGGCCCTCGCTGCCGCCGGGCAGGCCGGCTACGGGGCCGTGATCGTCGACAGCCTCTCCCACTTCTGGATGGGTACGGGCGGCATGCTCGAGCTCGTCGACTCCATCGGCAAGCGCTCTGGCGGTGGCGGCCAGTGGGGCGGTTGGAAGGATGCCCGGCCCTTCGAACGGGCCATGATCGACGCCCTGCTGTCGTACCCCGGGCACGTCATCGTCACGATGCGAACGAAGTCCGAGTGGGTCATCGAGACGAACGAGCGTGGCAAGCAGCAGCCGAAGAAGGTCGGTACGAAGGCCGAGCAGCGCGACGGCATCGAGTACGAGTTCGACATCGTGGGTGACCTCGACCTGGAGAACACCCTCGTGATCTCCAAGAGCCGGTGCGACGAGCTGTCCGGCGCCGTGATCAACCGGCCCGGGTCGGACATGGCCGCCACGGTCCTCGCGTGGCTGGAGGACGGCGTCGAGGTCCCGGACGCCGTGGACCTGGTGGCCGAGGCGATGAGTCCGGCGCTGACCGTGGACGGCGCGCTCGCCCTGCACGCGAAGACCGAGCGGCACAGGCTGCTGGGCGCGGCGATCCTGCACCCGGAGACCGGCGCCCCGATGTCCCTGGGGGACCTGATCGTTGAGCGGGGCCGGCAGTTGCGGGCCAACGGCGGCCGTCCGTCCGGAACGCAGGGGCCTACTCAACCGCCCAGGCCCATGCCCGGACCTGGCACGACGGGGGCCGGTGTGACGGCTCCTGCTGCGGGGCCTGGAGCCCCTGACCGACAGGCGGCCATCGATGCACTGCGGTCGGCTGCGCTGGCCACCGGTGTCGAGCGGACCATCGAAGCGGACTTCCGGCAGTCGTACGGCGTGACGGTCGAGGACGCTCCCGTCGCGGCCATCCGCGAGATGACCGAGCTGCTGCGAGGTGCGGCGTGA